A genomic window from Streptococcus sanguinis includes:
- the thrS gene encoding threonine--tRNA ligase, giving the protein MIKITFPDGAVCEFESGVTTFEIAQSISNSLAKKALAGKFNGKLIDTTRAITKDGAIEIVTPEHEDALDILRHSAAHLFAQAARRLFPDIHLGVGPAIQDGFYYDTDNETGQISNEDLPRIEEEMKKIVKENFPSIREEVTKDEAREIFKNDPYKLELIEEHSEDEGGLTIYRQGEYVDLCRGPHVPSTGRIQIFHLLNVAGAYWRGNSDNAMMQRVYGTAWFDKKDLKKYLQMREEAKERDHRKLGKELDLFMISQEVGQGLPFWLPNGATVRRELERYIVDKELASGYQHVYTPPLASVELYKTSGHWEHYQEDMFPTMDMGDGEEFVLRPMNCPHHIQVYKHHVHSYRELPIRIAEIGMMHRYEKSGALTGLQRVREMSLNDGHLFVTPEQIQEEFQRALQLIIDVYADFNLTEYRFRLSLRDPQDTHKYFDNDEMWENAQTMLRAALDEMGVDYFEAEGEAAFYGPKLDIQVKTALGNEETLSTIQLDFLLPERFDLKYVGADGEEHRPVMIHRGVISTMERFTAILIENYKGAFPTWLAPHQVTLIPVSNEAHIDYAWQVAKKLRDKGVRADVDERNEKMQYKIRASQTSKIPYQLIVGDKEVEDGTVNVRRYGQKETHTIPVDEFVEQILADIASKSRVEE; this is encoded by the coding sequence ATGATTAAGATTACTTTCCCAGATGGCGCTGTGTGTGAATTCGAATCTGGCGTGACAACTTTTGAAATTGCTCAATCTATCAGCAATTCCCTAGCTAAAAAAGCTTTGGCTGGTAAATTCAACGGCAAATTGATTGATACGACTCGTGCCATCACGAAAGATGGTGCCATTGAAATCGTGACACCTGAACACGAAGATGCTTTAGATATCCTGCGTCACTCTGCGGCTCACTTGTTTGCGCAAGCAGCTCGCCGCCTTTTCCCAGATATTCACTTGGGTGTTGGTCCTGCCATTCAGGATGGTTTCTACTACGATACGGACAATGAAACAGGGCAAATTTCAAATGAAGACCTGCCTCGTATCGAAGAAGAAATGAAGAAAATCGTCAAAGAAAACTTCCCATCTATCCGTGAGGAAGTGACTAAAGATGAGGCGCGTGAAATTTTCAAAAACGATCCATACAAGTTGGAATTGATTGAAGAGCACTCAGAAGATGAGGGCGGTTTGACCATCTACCGTCAGGGTGAATACGTGGATCTCTGCCGTGGGCCTCACGTTCCATCTACAGGTCGTATCCAAATCTTCCACCTCTTGAACGTAGCCGGTGCATACTGGCGCGGGAACAGCGACAATGCTATGATGCAGCGGGTCTATGGTACCGCTTGGTTTGACAAGAAAGACCTGAAGAAATATCTGCAAATGCGGGAAGAAGCCAAAGAACGTGACCACCGTAAGTTAGGGAAAGAGCTGGATCTATTCATGATTTCTCAAGAAGTGGGTCAAGGTTTGCCTTTCTGGCTGCCAAATGGTGCGACTGTCCGTCGTGAGTTGGAGCGCTACATCGTTGACAAAGAGTTGGCTTCAGGCTACCAACACGTTTACACTCCGCCTTTGGCTTCTGTGGAGCTCTATAAGACCTCTGGCCACTGGGAGCACTACCAAGAGGATATGTTCCCAACCATGGATATGGGTGATGGAGAAGAGTTTGTTCTTCGTCCCATGAACTGCCCTCACCACATCCAGGTCTACAAACACCATGTTCATTCTTACCGTGAACTGCCAATCCGTATTGCTGAGATTGGCATGATGCACCGTTATGAGAAATCTGGTGCCCTAACTGGTCTTCAACGTGTACGTGAAATGTCCTTGAATGATGGTCACCTTTTTGTAACGCCAGAACAGATTCAAGAAGAATTTCAGCGTGCGCTGCAGTTGATTATCGACGTTTACGCCGACTTCAACTTGACAGAATATCGTTTCCGTCTGTCTCTTCGAGACCCTCAGGATACGCATAAGTATTTTGATAACGATGAGATGTGGGAAAATGCCCAAACCATGCTGCGAGCAGCCTTGGACGAAATGGGTGTGGACTACTTTGAAGCAGAAGGAGAAGCAGCCTTCTACGGTCCGAAACTTGATATCCAGGTTAAAACAGCCCTAGGAAATGAAGAAACTCTGTCAACTATCCAGCTGGACTTCCTCTTGCCAGAGCGTTTTGACCTCAAGTATGTCGGAGCTGACGGTGAAGAGCATCGCCCAGTTATGATTCACCGTGGAGTTATCTCAACCATGGAGCGCTTCACAGCCATCTTGATTGAAAATTATAAGGGTGCCTTCCCGACTTGGCTGGCTCCGCATCAAGTGACCTTGATTCCTGTTTCTAACGAAGCCCATATTGACTATGCTTGGCAAGTGGCTAAAAAGCTGCGCGACAAGGGTGTGCGTGCTGATGTGGATGAGCGCAATGAAAAGATGCAGTACAAGATTCGTGCTTCGCAAACTAGCAAAATTCCTTATCAGCTCATCGTTGGTGACAAGGAAGTAGAAGATGGCACTGTTAATGTACGCCGCTATGGTCAAAAAGAAACACATACAATACCAGTAGACGAATTTGTAGAGCAGATCTTAGC